The DNA window CCCCGCAGACGCAGCCTCTCCTGAGGGAGTTGCCCTACCAACTGCCCCGGAGACACTTCCGTGAGTGACCGACGAATTGTGGCACTTCCGCGTTACTGTAATGACCGACCAATTGTGGCACTTGGCCCGTGATACGTGATGCGTGAAGAGGGGCGCCAGGCAACCAACGTCACTCATCACTTGTCACGTATCACGTGTCACGCATCACGTATCACGTATATCGGGCTACTCCACGCCATGGCCCCATCTCGCTGGATCACCCGCAGCCAGTAGGCGGTGGTCCCCCGTGGGGGCGCGGGGTCGCGGAAGGTGAAGTGCGTCTCTCTGGGCCGTTCCCCCCGCGGCACCCACTCGGCAGTCACCCGTTGGCCCTCGCCACCGGCCTCGATCACCAGCGGCTCCCGCCCCAGGTCTGCCAGACGGAAGCCGAACCGGGCGGGCTCGGTCTCGAACCACAGGACTGCCTCATCGGGGGCGTCCAGGTCCAGGAACAGCCCGTCCGGGTCGCCCGCGGTGGAGGAGAGCCAGCGCACCTCCCGATCGGTCCTGCTCTGCACCCCCTCATGGGGTTGGTCCACCGCGAACTCCTGCACCGCCAGGATTCGGCCCGCGCTGAGCGAGAGCGACCCGTGCCAGAGGGTGGGCCGCTTGCGATAGCGGGTGCGGGCCCCCTGCCAGGTCAGCTTGAGTAGGGGACGCTCGCCTGGGATCGGCGTCACCAGGGGGTGGCGATAGATCACCTCGGTGTAGCGCAGGATCTCCACCGTCTCCAGGGGTGCCGTGCCCAGCACCTCCACCTCGAGCTTAGGAGCCTGGTTTACCCGGACTTCCGAACCCATAGGCTGGCCGTCGGCGCTGAAGCGAAGCACGATGCGCTCGCCGGTGGTGCCATAGCAGCGGCGAGCCCAGAAGGCCTCCCACAGGGAGTCTCGGCTCAGGTCCTCGGCGTAAGCGCCCAACAGCCCCCCGCGCATGCCGAAGTGGATGTCGCTGCCGCTGGGGTAGGTGGCCCCGGGACGGCCGCTGTGGTCGTCGGAGTTGGCCACGAAGCCCACCTTCAGGCCCCGGCGCAGCGCCTCCTCGGCGAACCACTCGAACACTCCGTGCACCGAGGCGATCTCGATGATAGGGGTGAGTGTAGGGTCGAAGTAGTCCAGGTTGGCGTGGCGGCCGCCCACGTGAGGCAGCAGCATCACGTCTCCTCTGTCCCGTAGCTCCCGCTGCAGCTCGCTCAGAGGCGTCCGGTCGGTGTCCTCGTCGGAGCGGTCGGCGATCTGCCAGTGGCTGGAGCGATGCAGCACCCCCTCGTCGCCCCGGAAGTAGACGTTATGGTCGCCTCCCACCGGGGTGGTGCCCGACCACTCGTAGGCCAAGAAGGTGACGTACCGGCCCGGCTGGTGGAAGCTTCGCACCCCGTCCTGGATCTCTTGCCAGTGTTCCTTGGTGACCTGGAAGTCGTTGGCGCAGTGGGAGATGAAATCGAGCGCGGCCACGTCCCGGCCGAAGGCGAAGTACTCCTCCACCGTGCCGGTGGCTACCGTGGCCCCCGTCTGCCCGTGCATGTCCCCCCAGTAGAGCCGCCTTTCCGGGGCCGTCCCGTGGCAGACGATAGGATTGCCCAACCCTTCCAGGGAGCCATTCCTCTCCCGGGCCACGAGCCGGTGAATACCTGGAGCCGAGAGGCGCAAGCCCTGGAAGCGATGGGCGCCGCGCTCGCTGGGAGTGAAGGCGTGGGTCCCAAGGAGTCTCTCGCTACCCTCTGGGTATAGGTCCACGGTGGCAGCGTAGCCGTCGGCGGGGTTGCCGTAGCGGTCCTCCGCCACCACCGTGACGGCGAACTCCTCATCTGCGGCCACCTCGGACCGGCATCTGACTCGCAGCCGGGCGGCCTGGCCGCCGACGATTCGCACCCAGGGCTGTTCCTCGAGGGGAACGTACTGCCCAGTGCCGTGAGCGTCTACCAGGACACGGAACTCGTAGCGTTCCTGGCGGAAGGTCTGCGCCTGGGAGCCCGGGCCCCCTTGAGCAGTATCGCCGAAGATGACGGTGACCTCGTCACCGGGGGCCAGGGCACCGTCATACACGTCTATCACCACTGCTCCCTTCCAGGGTCGGATGTGGGCCTGAGGGTCGTAGTGGGCTCTCAGCCGAGCCTTACCGGTGGTGGAGACGGTGGTATACTCGGCCTCGGAGGGGCGGTCGAACTGGGGCAGCCCCCAGTTGGCTGCCATCCTCCGGGCGATGAGGATCCGCCCGGTATCGTCTACGCCGTGCTTGCCCACGGTGAGGGTAAGACGCCAGGTGCCATAGCTCCCGGCGATAACCTCGCCGGCTGGCTCGACCACAGCTCGGCCATAGGTGGGGATGGAGCTCGGGGTGTTGTGGGCGCTCAAGGCTTCCTCCGCGCCGGCGGCGATGGCCAAGGAAGGCTCTCGCCTGACGGCGATGTTCGCAGGCCGGGCGCAGGATAGCCGCCCCCAGCCCACGTGGTCAAGACGTGGGTCTGTACACCGGCCAGGAGGGCGCCAGAGGAGGTGATGGAGGAGTGAGCATGTCTCCGGTCGAGGGGCTAGGCAGGCTGCTGCTCGTATTCGGTCTCTTGATAGGGCTGCTAGGGATCGTTCTCATTCTGGTGGGAAAGGGGGTCCTTCCGGACCGGCTGCCGGGCGACATTCACCTGGAAGGGCGGGGCTGGTCCTGTTGGGTACCCCTTGGCCTGTCCGTGGTGCTGAGCCTTCTGCTCACCCTGGTTCTCAATCTGGTGGTACGGCTGATCAACCGGTAGGAGAGACCGTCTTAGAGCGTGTATAGCTCGTCTCGGAGCAGCGTCTCGAGGGTATACGCCACCCCTTCCTCGTCGTTAGAGGGGGCCACTCGATCCGCCACCGCTTTGAGCGCCGGCACAGCGTTGCCCATGGCCACCCCGATCCCGCTCTCGGCTACCATCTCCAGGTCGTTCATCTCGTCGCCGAAGGCGATCGTGTCGGCCAGAGTCAGGCCCCAGCGTTGCAGCAACACTGCCAGCCCTGTGGCTTTAGACACGGGGGCCGCTACCACCTCGCCCCAGGCCCCGCCGGCAGTCACGATCAGGCGGCACGAGGGGGGCATCTCCTCTGCCAGACAAGCTACCCCGTTCTCCGGTCCCAGGTTGACGACCATCTTGAGCGGAGGTTCCACCAAGGCGTCGCTGATGCGCCGGATCGAGAGCGCCTCTGGGTACTCCGTGGGGCGGTTCACGTACAGTCGGTCGCCGATGTCGGCATAGAGGGTGCAGTTGGGGTAGCGGCTCTCGATCAGGTCCACCACTCGCAGCGAGTCCTCTAGAGGGATGGCCTCAGAGTGAATGCAGGTCCCGTCCAGGTAGACCTGGGCCCCGTTCAGGTAGACGCTGGGGCAGCCTTGCAGCGCAGGGGGTAGAGATCTGACGGACGAGGCGATCCGCCTGCCCGTCGCCACCACCACCCTCATGCCTCTATGCTTGCACTCCTCCAGAATCTGGACGGTCCGGTCCGACACGCTGCCGTCGGAGCGCAGCAACGTCCCGTCCAGGTCCAGCGCGACTACCGCCACCATGGGCCTCGACCAGCCTCCTGTGCCCTGCGTGATACTCAACAAACATGATAACTGAACTGGCGAGTTCGTGCCCGAATGACCCTGGCTTGCCTGCTCGGTGGGGGAATGAGCGCCGGCCAGGCGCACCGATCAAGGCCACCAAGTAGCTTGTTGGCGCGTAGGCGTGCGCGCTCCTCGGTGCTGACGAGCCAGGCGCTGAGCGAGGAGCGCGGCTGCAACACCCGACGCCGCCAGCTGGCTGCTCGACGTCGCGGTAGGGTCGGATGATGTGGCCAGCCCGTGCGTCACCGACACGGTGCCGCTGGACGGGAAGCAGTGGCACGACGTACGGGTGGCCTCGGTGGCCCCCGCTTGGCGGCCACCATTCGCCGCGTCATGTCGGACGAATCGGTGGGGGACCGGCTCTAGGGCCCCGCCGTGCGCCCTAGCCTGTCTCGGCCCAGATGCATGCGGCCACCAGCCCGGGGCCGCCGTGAGCGCCCAGCGCCGGGGTGATCTGGTTTACGTAGCCATCCACCGGCTTCACCCGAGCCGTGACCGACTCCAGCAACTGGTGAGCTCCCTCCAGGTTATCCGAATGCATGGCGGTGAAGTGTAGCGTCGTGCCCTTCGCCCGTTCCGCCACCATGTCCGCTATTCGGCGGATGGCCTGACTCAGGTTACGGGCCCGGCCGATGGGCTGCAGCTTGCCGTCCACGGCGGCAATGATGGGCTTGATGCGCAGGGCGGAGCCCAGGAGGTAGGCGCTGCGCTTAAGCCTTCCGCCGCGGAAGAGGTATTCGAGGGTGTCGAAGGCAGCTACGAAGAACACCTCGTCTCGCGCTTTCTCAGCCGCTCGCACCACCTCCTCCAGGCTGCGCCCCAGGGAGGCCGCTCGGGCAGCCGCCAAGGCCACGTAGCCCTGGGCCATGCTCACCGTGCGCGAGTCCAGGGCGCGAATGGGCAGAGCGCTGGCCATCCGGCTTGCCACTTGGGCTGCCTGGGCGTAGCCCCCGCTGAGATCGCCCGAGATGTGGACGGACAGCACCCCATCGGCGCCCTCGCCTGCCTTCTGGTAGAGCTCCTCGAAGGCGGCAGCGGAGGGGAAGCCGGTAGACACCGACGTGTCCGGTGTGCGCATGGCGCGGTAGAGCTCAGACGGGTCAAGATCCACCCCGTCCCTATAGGTGTTGCCGTCCCAGGTGACGACGTAGGGCACGGTGGGGATGCCCC is part of the Anaerolineae bacterium genome and encodes:
- a CDS encoding DegV family protein produces the protein MIAVVTESVADLPPALVQEWGIPTVPYVVTWDGNTYRDGVDLDPSELYRAMRTPDTSVSTGFPSAAAFEELYQKAGEGADGVLSVHISGDLSGGYAQAAQVASRMASALPIRALDSRTVSMAQGYVALAAARAASLGRSLEEVVRAAEKARDEVFFVAAFDTLEYLFRGGRLKRSAYLLGSALRIKPIIAAVDGKLQPIGRARNLSQAIRRIADMVAERAKGTTLHFTAMHSDNLEGAHQLLESVTARVKPVDGYVNQITPALGAHGGPGLVAACIWAETG
- a CDS encoding DUF3604 domain-containing protein, producing the protein MAIAAGAEEALSAHNTPSSIPTYGRAVVEPAGEVIAGSYGTWRLTLTVGKHGVDDTGRILIARRMAANWGLPQFDRPSEAEYTTVSTTGKARLRAHYDPQAHIRPWKGAVVIDVYDGALAPGDEVTVIFGDTAQGGPGSQAQTFRQERYEFRVLVDAHGTGQYVPLEEQPWVRIVGGQAARLRVRCRSEVAADEEFAVTVVAEDRYGNPADGYAATVDLYPEGSERLLGTHAFTPSERGAHRFQGLRLSAPGIHRLVARERNGSLEGLGNPIVCHGTAPERRLYWGDMHGQTGATVATGTVEEYFAFGRDVAALDFISHCANDFQVTKEHWQEIQDGVRSFHQPGRYVTFLAYEWSGTTPVGGDHNVYFRGDEGVLHRSSHWQIADRSDEDTDRTPLSELQRELRDRGDVMLLPHVGGRHANLDYFDPTLTPIIEIASVHGVFEWFAEEALRRGLKVGFVANSDDHSGRPGATYPSGSDIHFGMRGGLLGAYAEDLSRDSLWEAFWARRCYGTTGERIVLRFSADGQPMGSEVRVNQAPKLEVEVLGTAPLETVEILRYTEVIYRHPLVTPIPGERPLLKLTWQGARTRYRKRPTLWHGSLSLSAGRILAVQEFAVDQPHEGVQSRTDREVRWLSSTAGDPDGLFLDLDAPDEAVLWFETEPARFGFRLADLGREPLVIEAGGEGQRVTAEWVPRGERPRETHFTFRDPAPPRGTTAYWLRVIQRDGAMAWSSPIYVIRDA
- a CDS encoding DUF2905 family protein; translated protein: MSPVEGLGRLLLVFGLLIGLLGIVLILVGKGVLPDRLPGDIHLEGRGWSCWVPLGLSVVLSLLLTLVLNLVVRLINR
- a CDS encoding HAD family phosphatase; the encoded protein is MVAVVALDLDGTLLRSDGSVSDRTVQILEECKHRGMRVVVATGRRIASSVRSLPPALQGCPSVYLNGAQVYLDGTCIHSEAIPLEDSLRVVDLIESRYPNCTLYADIGDRLYVNRPTEYPEALSIRRISDALVEPPLKMVVNLGPENGVACLAEEMPPSCRLIVTAGGAWGEVVAAPVSKATGLAVLLQRWGLTLADTIAFGDEMNDLEMVAESGIGVAMGNAVPALKAVADRVAPSNDEEGVAYTLETLLRDELYTL